A stretch of the Terriglobales bacterium genome encodes the following:
- a CDS encoding RHS repeat-associated core domain-containing protein, which translates to MVPEPTNYLYDGPALLEEVDAAGNVLARYTHGQFLDEQLSELRSNTTSYYEADGLDSVTSLSNASGGLANTYSYDSFGNLTASTGTATNPLRYTGREFDSETGIYNYRARYYDRSTGRFISEDPISFLGGTNVYRYVDNSPSNLVDPTGLYTEVIIWNPVGSGESSFGHVSVIINGTSYSWGPGPGNSVANKCCKPGKMDVETPPTPFIDKNTKFRSGLGYVLNLTGDQETRLAKYLNGFKGNYNVLSRNCGDPLVTGLRSIGIDLVFESSPFVTMPDDIDYGLGHTPGLVTGWVPHPQVGK; encoded by the coding sequence GTGGTCCCTGAACCCACCAACTACCTCTATGACGGACCTGCGCTCCTGGAAGAGGTGGATGCTGCGGGGAATGTTTTGGCCCGCTACACGCATGGGCAATTCCTGGATGAACAATTGTCGGAGCTTCGCTCCAACACAACGAGCTATTACGAAGCCGACGGCCTCGATTCGGTCACTTCCTTAAGCAATGCCTCCGGGGGACTGGCGAATACATACAGCTACGATTCCTTTGGCAATCTGACAGCTTCAACCGGAACCGCGACCAATCCGTTGCGCTACACCGGGCGTGAATTCGACTCCGAGACGGGAATCTACAACTACAGAGCGCGCTACTACGATCGGAGTACAGGAAGGTTCATAAGCGAAGACCCGATCAGTTTCTTGGGCGGAACGAACGTCTATCGGTATGTTGATAACAGTCCGTCCAACCTCGTTGATCCCACGGGCCTATACACGGAGGTAATCATTTGGAACCCCGTTGGAAGTGGAGAATCGTCCTTCGGACACGTTTCGGTAATCATCAATGGAACGTCATATTCATGGGGCCCTGGCCCCGGAAATTCGGTAGCAAATAAGTGCTGTAAGCCGGGCAAGATGGATGTTGAAACTCCGCCGACCCCGTTCATCGACAAAAACACGAAGTTCCGTTCTGGACTCGGGTACGTTTTGAATCTCACTGGAGATCAAGAGACTAGGCTAGCTAAATATCTAAACGGCTTTAAAGGGAACTACAACGTTTTGTCGAGAAACTGTGGTGACCCTCTGGTAACGGGGCTTAGATCAATCGGAATCGATCTGGTTTTCGAAAGCAGCCCATTCGTGACCATGCCGGACGACATTGATTATGGTCTCGGGCATACACCTGGACTCGTAACCGGCTGGGTGCCGCATCCGCAGGTGGGCAAATGA
- a CDS encoding RHS repeat-associated core domain-containing protein: MKFGTTNYTYDGDNLIEETNASGTFVARYTPGINIDEPLGRSGTSLNFYNADGLGSITSLTDSAGASASTYTYGAFGNLSAYSGAVVNSYRYTAREFDQETGLYYYRARYYDPNISKFISEDPIRFESGYNLYGYVNNRPTFFTDPLGLFSKEVHYDITYGVALREFGPKCVAEAKSLASATAGQDVYSRNWVKDILVNINFFGRAWKKPGVHFPGPNEFSALDKGIASCDLNAFAQGLHSLQDSVAHAPYKPWQHYLSGSLPDWYASGGEERPIAESLTGNYVHLYKMVCLKCCSQ; encoded by the coding sequence ATGAAATTCGGGACCACGAACTACACTTACGACGGCGACAACTTGATCGAGGAAACGAATGCGTCAGGCACTTTCGTCGCTCGCTACACGCCGGGCATTAATATCGACGAACCGCTGGGGCGAAGTGGCACCTCTCTGAACTTCTACAATGCAGATGGGCTTGGGTCCATTACATCCCTAACCGACTCCGCAGGGGCAAGCGCTAGCACTTACACCTATGGGGCGTTTGGAAATCTCTCCGCATACAGCGGCGCTGTGGTGAATTCATACCGTTATACAGCGAGGGAATTCGATCAGGAGACGGGGCTCTACTACTATCGCGCCCGATACTACGACCCCAATATCAGCAAGTTCATCAGCGAAGATCCAATTCGGTTTGAAAGCGGATACAACCTCTACGGGTACGTGAACAATCGACCGACATTCTTCACGGATCCACTCGGATTATTTTCGAAAGAAGTTCACTACGACATTACATACGGTGTGGCGCTAAGGGAGTTCGGGCCAAAGTGCGTGGCCGAAGCGAAGAGCCTTGCTTCGGCAACTGCGGGACAAGATGTGTACAGTCGTAACTGGGTTAAGGACATACTCGTCAACATCAACTTCTTCGGACGAGCGTGGAAGAAGCCCGGAGTCCATTTCCCTGGTCCTAACGAATTCAGCGCTTTAGATAAGGGTATTGCTTCTTGTGATCTGAATGCTTTCGCGCAGGGACTGCACTCTCTGCAGGATTCCGTGGCTCACGCTCCATATAAGCCTTGGCAACACTACTTGTCCGGTTCCCTTCCGGATTGGTATGCCAGTGGGGGTGAAGAGCGTCCGATTGCGGAGAGTCTGACTGGCAATTACGTTCACCTGTACAAAATGGTGTGCTTGAAGTGTTGCTCACAATGA
- a CDS encoding transcriptional regulator, which produces MKRFLVVICWLLLAQAALAGQWSVLGPDGGNARSLTYDPKNPDRIFLGTSAGELFVSNDGGSSWSFATHLGAGFSHVLDHVVFDPSDSNTMYVAAWDADDLGGDLFRSHDGGKTWEVLSSAHGKSIRAMAVSPSNPKTIVFGALDGVYRSDDGGDSFRRISPANHNELKNFESIAVDPQNPDVVYAGTWHLPWKTEDGGRNWKQIKQGVIDDSDVFSIIVDPKNPSVVYASACSGIYRSESAGNLFHKIQGIPFSARRTRVLQQDLSNEAVVYAGTTEGVWRTMDSGKTWKQISSPSVVVNDIMVDPRNPARVLLATDRTGVLISSDNGATFRASNHGFVYRKVTAVVVDHENPSHIYVSVINDQEHGGVFMSQDRGQTWQQISAGLGGRDVFTLNQTANGELVAGTTKGVFLRDPKDATWKPINSVLNEKMVTVQTRPSSKSKFKNTAATTQTKREVFKGEISSRVSQVKMVSDHWYAAAAQGLFQSKDQGRTWRGGPVLGEINFTAVDAMNQTVVASNVSKLVLSKDGGDSWTNVQLPPYVNAVFAAALDPAGAIWITTRMGAFRSKNEGATWDHVMAGNPVANLSFVTYDAEGNKLVGLNDARNQIFTSQDGGETWKLSQASRWTLRNLVVARGRLFAATDFSGLVSADEESSADAPKVGGGGGSQR; this is translated from the coding sequence TTGAAACGCTTTCTTGTGGTTATTTGCTGGTTGCTGCTGGCACAAGCAGCATTGGCTGGACAGTGGTCGGTCTTAGGCCCCGATGGGGGAAATGCCCGTAGCTTAACCTACGATCCGAAGAACCCGGATCGGATTTTCCTGGGCACCAGCGCAGGCGAGTTGTTCGTTTCGAATGATGGGGGCAGCAGTTGGTCGTTTGCCACTCATTTGGGAGCGGGATTCAGTCACGTTCTGGATCACGTGGTTTTTGATCCTAGCGACAGCAATACGATGTATGTGGCTGCGTGGGATGCAGACGATCTCGGCGGCGATCTGTTCCGCAGCCATGATGGTGGCAAGACCTGGGAAGTGCTTTCCAGTGCGCATGGCAAGTCGATTCGTGCCATGGCGGTTTCTCCCTCCAATCCCAAGACTATTGTTTTTGGAGCACTCGACGGCGTGTATCGCAGCGATGATGGCGGCGACAGCTTCCGCCGGATTTCGCCCGCGAATCACAACGAGCTGAAGAATTTTGAATCGATCGCGGTTGATCCCCAGAATCCGGATGTGGTGTATGCCGGAACCTGGCACCTGCCGTGGAAGACGGAAGACGGCGGACGCAACTGGAAGCAGATCAAACAGGGCGTGATCGATGATTCGGACGTGTTCTCCATCATTGTCGATCCCAAGAATCCTTCCGTGGTTTATGCCAGCGCTTGCTCCGGTATCTACCGCAGTGAAAGCGCCGGGAACCTGTTCCACAAGATCCAGGGAATTCCATTTTCGGCGCGGCGCACCCGCGTACTGCAGCAGGACCTCAGCAATGAAGCGGTGGTCTACGCAGGCACAACCGAGGGCGTCTGGCGGACAATGGATTCCGGCAAGACCTGGAAACAGATCAGCAGCCCGAGTGTCGTAGTCAACGACATTATGGTCGATCCGCGCAATCCGGCGCGCGTGCTGCTGGCTACGGACCGCACCGGCGTGCTGATCAGCAGCGACAATGGGGCTACCTTCCGTGCTTCCAATCATGGCTTCGTATACCGCAAGGTAACGGCGGTGGTTGTCGATCACGAGAATCCGTCGCACATCTATGTATCGGTGATCAACGACCAAGAGCACGGCGGGGTTTTCATGTCGCAGGACCGCGGCCAGACCTGGCAACAGATCAGCGCCGGGCTTGGCGGTCGCGATGTGTTTACTCTCAACCAGACGGCGAACGGCGAACTGGTCGCGGGCACCACCAAGGGTGTCTTTCTGCGCGATCCCAAGGATGCTACCTGGAAGCCGATCAACAGCGTGCTGAACGAAAAGATGGTCACGGTTCAGACGCGTCCCAGCAGCAAGTCGAAGTTCAAGAACACAGCAGCAACTACGCAGACTAAGCGCGAAGTTTTCAAGGGCGAAATCAGCAGCCGCGTGTCGCAGGTAAAGATGGTTTCCGATCACTGGTATGCGGCAGCGGCTCAGGGCCTGTTCCAGTCGAAGGATCAGGGCAGGACCTGGCGAGGCGGCCCGGTGCTGGGCGAAATCAACTTCACTGCCGTGGACGCAATGAACCAGACGGTGGTTGCGAGCAATGTCTCCAAACTGGTGCTCTCGAAAGACGGCGGCGATTCATGGACAAATGTCCAACTGCCTCCCTACGTGAACGCTGTGTTCGCTGCGGCTCTGGATCCGGCAGGGGCAATCTGGATCACGACTCGTATGGGCGCGTTCCGCAGCAAGAACGAGGGCGCAACCTGGGATCACGTCATGGCGGGCAATCCGGTGGCGAACCTGTCGTTCGTCACTTATGACGCCGAGGGCAACAAACTGGTGGGGTTGAATGATGCCCGCAACCAGATCTTCACCAGCCAGGATGGCGGAGAAACCTGGAAACTCTCGCAAGCCTCGCGGTGGACGCTGCGCAATCTCGTAGTTGCGCGCGGCCGCCTTTTCGCCGCCACCGATTTCAGCGGCCTGGTAAGTGCTGATGAAGAATCTTCTGCTGACGCGCCGAAAGTGGGCGGTGGTGGAGGTTCGCAGAGGTAA
- a CDS encoding outer membrane beta-barrel protein, giving the protein MSLPRYFCGRVLFALAISVLLLSSLAPAQEAPTPKWDAFVGYSWENPGASLGGQKLKSATAGGAGTITYNFNSIFGVSVDGAGHSADNNSVYTVMAGPRLMWRQEHFQPYIHTLIGLHHLTTDGIFAGDPSKNGFGALLGGGFDIPLTQRFSWRVIEANYLYAHQNFFPDELKTTNLSGADLRTGIVINFGIAPPLPPMAASCSAAQPAEVMAGEPVSVSASVANIPPKHTVNYGWTSTGGKVTPNNNAASIDTGGLAPGSYTVTATATDPKPRKGQGPATCTATFTVKEPPKNPPVLTCTANPSTVRAGEPSTITVQGNSPDKVRITNLSWQTTGGRASGTGNIQAGANVGEFTATGSVDTAGAPAGPITVTATATDERGLTGSCTATVNVEVPPPPPQASKLSECQFPNKVKPWRVDNTCKAILDDVALRMQREPDAKLVIVGQADPDEKEATRLAAERAINSKSYLTGGEAKQAIDPSRIEVRTGTGGGRRAEYYVVPAGATFSETGTTVVDESAVKVRTDKHPAPAKKKAAPKTTPQG; this is encoded by the coding sequence ATGTCACTCCCTAGATATTTTTGCGGTCGTGTGCTGTTCGCGCTGGCGATTTCGGTACTCTTGCTGTCCTCCCTTGCGCCGGCGCAAGAAGCTCCCACGCCTAAATGGGATGCCTTTGTCGGATATTCCTGGGAAAATCCCGGCGCTTCACTGGGCGGTCAAAAATTGAAGTCTGCGACTGCCGGCGGAGCGGGAACGATTACCTATAACTTCAATAGCATCTTCGGGGTGAGCGTGGATGGTGCCGGTCACTCCGCCGATAACAATTCGGTCTATACCGTCATGGCTGGGCCGCGGTTGATGTGGCGGCAAGAGCACTTCCAGCCTTATATCCACACACTCATCGGACTGCATCACCTGACTACCGACGGAATTTTCGCAGGCGATCCCTCGAAAAACGGGTTTGGTGCGCTGCTTGGCGGTGGATTTGATATTCCACTCACGCAGCGTTTCAGCTGGAGAGTGATCGAGGCTAACTATCTGTACGCGCATCAGAACTTTTTCCCCGATGAGCTCAAGACTACTAATCTCAGCGGCGCTGACCTGCGCACCGGAATTGTTATCAATTTCGGAATCGCTCCGCCGTTGCCTCCGATGGCAGCGAGCTGCAGCGCAGCTCAGCCAGCGGAAGTTATGGCAGGCGAGCCGGTCTCAGTTTCGGCAAGCGTCGCCAACATTCCTCCCAAACACACGGTGAATTACGGTTGGACTTCCACTGGTGGCAAGGTCACTCCTAACAACAATGCCGCCAGCATCGACACCGGCGGCCTAGCGCCCGGGAGCTATACCGTGACGGCTACCGCTACCGATCCCAAGCCGCGCAAGGGGCAGGGGCCGGCAACCTGCACCGCCACGTTCACGGTGAAGGAGCCACCGAAGAATCCGCCAGTGCTGACGTGCACGGCTAATCCGAGCACGGTACGCGCGGGCGAACCTTCGACCATCACCGTCCAGGGCAACAGCCCCGACAAGGTTCGTATAACCAATCTCTCGTGGCAGACCACTGGTGGTCGAGCCTCTGGTACGGGCAACATCCAGGCGGGAGCCAACGTGGGTGAGTTCACGGCAACCGGAAGTGTGGACACGGCCGGAGCTCCAGCCGGTCCGATTACGGTCACGGCTACGGCAACTGACGAGCGCGGCTTGACTGGAAGCTGCACGGCGACGGTTAACGTCGAAGTGCCGCCTCCGCCACCACAAGCCAGCAAGCTGAGCGAGTGCCAGTTCCCGAACAAGGTGAAGCCGTGGCGCGTGGACAACACCTGCAAGGCCATCCTTGACGATGTTGCACTGCGTATGCAGCGCGAACCGGATGCCAAGCTGGTGATCGTTGGCCAGGCCGATCCGGATGAGAAGGAAGCCACGCGGCTGGCAGCCGAGCGCGCGATCAACTCGAAGTCGTACCTGACTGGCGGCGAAGCCAAGCAGGCCATCGACCCGAGCCGTATCGAAGTGCGTACCGGCACCGGCGGCGGACGTCGTGCCGAGTACTACGTCGTGCCGGCGGGCGCCACCTTCAGCGAAACCGGGACTACGGTTGTGGACGAAAGCGCAGTGAAGGTTCGCACCGATAAGCACCCGGCACCAGCGAAGAAGAAGGCGGCTCCGAAAACTACACCGCAGGGCTAA
- a CDS encoding sigma-54 dependent transcriptional regulator — MPQEKVLIVDDEENARSGLAELLAAWGYATVTAADGMEGLELAETAKPTIILLDLQMPRMSGTELMKQLADSPNEYKVIVVTANEEIPIVVEMMKMGAYDYLTKPVDRTRLRSVLQNASRQRDTELELEVAKRKLRDTGVFGSLVGSSRKMQEVFRLVEMVAPSNASVLITGESGTGKELVARTIHEQSSRRPKPFVAINCAAIPETLIESEIFGHEKGAFTGALERRVGCFELAEGGTLLLDEIGEMPIATQAKLLRVLEDRKLRRLGSKVETAVDVRVIAATNKVPEEAVARGELRNDLYYRLNVFSIHMPPLREHKEDLPELIKALLIDLNAKNGRNVAMVSESVMNLFNAYSWPGNVRELRNALERATIVCEGSLVETKHLPPGFGQMPPRAPVIEPNAVRLGVGTTVGEAERLLILKTLESTNNNKTRAADILGISLKTLHNKLKEYGAQGAGESAS; from the coding sequence ATGCCACAGGAGAAAGTGCTCATTGTCGACGATGAGGAAAACGCCCGCAGCGGCCTGGCCGAGCTGCTTGCGGCGTGGGGCTATGCCACGGTCACGGCAGCCGATGGGATGGAGGGACTCGAATTGGCGGAGACGGCAAAGCCCACCATCATCCTTCTAGACCTCCAGATGCCCCGCATGAGCGGAACCGAACTCATGAAGCAACTGGCCGATTCACCTAACGAATACAAGGTAATCGTGGTGACCGCCAATGAAGAAATTCCCATCGTCGTGGAGATGATGAAGATGGGCGCCTACGACTACCTGACCAAGCCGGTCGATCGCACTCGGCTGCGTTCGGTGTTGCAGAATGCCTCGCGCCAGAGAGATACAGAACTCGAACTCGAGGTCGCCAAGCGCAAGCTGCGAGACACTGGAGTGTTCGGCTCTTTGGTGGGCTCCTCCCGCAAAATGCAGGAGGTCTTCCGCTTGGTGGAGATGGTGGCCCCCAGCAACGCCTCAGTGCTGATTACCGGAGAGAGTGGAACGGGTAAGGAACTGGTGGCCCGCACGATCCACGAGCAGAGTTCACGTCGGCCCAAGCCGTTTGTGGCGATCAATTGCGCAGCTATCCCTGAAACCCTCATTGAAAGCGAGATTTTTGGTCATGAGAAAGGAGCTTTCACCGGCGCTCTTGAACGCCGCGTCGGATGTTTCGAGTTGGCAGAAGGTGGCACCCTGTTACTGGACGAGATCGGAGAGATGCCCATTGCTACCCAGGCCAAACTGTTGCGCGTGCTGGAAGACCGCAAGCTCCGCCGCTTGGGTAGCAAAGTTGAAACTGCGGTCGATGTGCGGGTGATCGCCGCCACCAACAAAGTCCCTGAAGAGGCAGTCGCGCGCGGCGAGTTGCGCAATGATCTGTATTACCGCTTGAACGTCTTCAGTATCCATATGCCGCCTTTGCGCGAACACAAGGAGGATCTGCCCGAACTGATTAAGGCCCTGTTGATAGACCTCAATGCCAAGAACGGACGCAACGTCGCCATGGTGAGCGAATCGGTGATGAATTTGTTTAATGCCTATTCCTGGCCCGGGAACGTGCGTGAGCTGCGCAATGCCCTGGAACGGGCGACGATTGTGTGTGAGGGCTCGCTGGTAGAAACCAAGCATCTGCCTCCAGGTTTCGGGCAGATGCCCCCACGCGCACCCGTAATTGAGCCGAACGCAGTCCGCCTGGGTGTTGGCACTACTGTTGGTGAAGCGGAGCGCCTTCTGATCCTGAAGACCTTGGAGTCCACCAACAATAACAAAACGCGGGCTGCCGATATCCTGGGGATCAGCCTGAAAACGCTGCATAATAAGTTGAAGGAGTATGGGGCGCAGGGAGCCGGCGAAAGTGCCAGTTGA